In one window of Clavelina lepadiformis chromosome 4, kaClaLepa1.1, whole genome shotgun sequence DNA:
- the LOC143452021 gene encoding sodium leak channel NALCN-like — protein MFVFASFGVQVYGGKLAACNDDSITTEAECSGKFYQQVWVSNSLNMDLNPSGFMVPRAWTNPRNFNFDTIGSAMLALFEVLSLKGWVEVRHVLVTRMGAIHAIYIHLFVFLGCMMGLTLFIGVVIANYNENKGAALLTVDQRRWEDLKSRLKIAQPLHLPPRPLENDIRAKFYDLAEHPYFKWTIASCVMIRSLLLSWKWESHHNQEFDYAKYLVWSSICLTFVFVLEIVVKVIGMTFLGMMSSWRNRYDVLVTMLEIGWVFMYFISSDEESVYSSGWILVAFRFFSICGKHATLKMLLTTVAVSVYRSFFIIVAMFILLLCYAYAGVVLFGTVKYGENIDRHANFSTVPLAVTVLFRIVTGEDWNKIMHDCMILPPRCTPADHYWETDCGNVLAARMYFCSFYIIIAYIMLNLLVAIIVENFSLFYTMDEDILLSYNDLHMFQVTWNMIDVKRKGTIDVRSVESVLKLLNGRLEINKEKDHLLLKQMCYEMEKLGRRSTTGNRFNGTNSNGNGLGCRQADEALYVTFHDVLMMTAYRSVDIRKSLQLEELLMREKLEFEIEEEVAKQTIRRWLERCIRRKRAQTHSTTDNHEHLQPVIVTSTLENDSSEIPANACFSSQRPKGKDSEYPGGNEESNKPKNSEVGKHRRHGLWKPPPSFCKAYAGCLPSVMVDGIKYENGLNYDNGLREDEATTLSTDLDRWWSDSNFSADNHYSL, from the exons ATGTTTGTATTTGCAAGTTTTGGTGTGCAGGTGTATGGAGGTAAGCTTGCTGCATGCAATGATGACTCCATTACAACAGAAGCTGAATGTAGTGGAAAATTTTATCAGCAAGTTTGGGTATCTAACAGTTTGAATATGGATCTCAACCCATCTG GGTTTATGGTACCAAGAGCATGGACAAATCCGCGTAATTTTAATTTCGATACCATAGGATCAGCTATGTTGGCTTTATTTGAAGTACTTTCGTTGAAGGGTTGGGTTGAAGTGCGCCATGTTCTTGTTACGCGAATGGGCGCG ATTCATGCAATTTATATCCATCTTTTCGTTTTTCTTGGATGCATGATGGGACTCacactttttattg GTGTTGTGATTGCCAATTACAATGAGAACAAAGGAGCAGCATTGCTGACTGTCGACCAAAGAAGATGGGAGGATCTTAAAAGCAGATTAAAGATTGCACAACCCCTCCACCTACCACCAAG GCCTCTTGAGAATGATATTAGAGCAAAATTTTATGACTTAGCAGAGCATCCATATTTTAAATGGACTATTGCTAGCTGTGTGATGATTCGATCGCTTTTGCTGTCATGGAAA TGGGAGTCCCATCACAATCAGGAATTTGATTATGCAAAGTACCTTGTGTGGTCATCAATATGTTTAacatttgtatttgttttggaAATTGTTGTCAAGGTTATTGGCATGACTTTTTTGGGCATGATGAGCAGTTGGAGAAACag ATATGATGTGCTTGTTACTATGCTGGAAATTGGCTGGGTTTTCATGTATTTTATATCATCTGATGAGGAAAGTGTGTACAGCTCGGGATGGATATTAGTTGCCTTTCGTTTCTTTAGCATATGTGGAAAGCAT gcaACATTGAAGATGCTTCTAACAACAGTTGCAGTTAGCGTGTATCGTTCGTTTTTTATCATTGTTGccatgtttattttgttgctgTGCTATGCATATGCTGGTGTTGTGCTTTTCGGAACTGTCAA ATATGGAGAAAACATAGATCGACATGCGAATTTTTCTACCGTGCCATTAGCTGTTACAGTTTTATTTCGAATAGTTACTGGCGAGGATTGGAACAAAATTATGCATGACTGTATG ATTCTTCCACCTCGTTGTACACCTGCCGATCACTATTGGGAGACAGACTGTGGAAATGTATTGGCAGCACGCATGTATTTCTGCAGCTTTTACATAATAATAGCATACATCATGCTTAATTTATTAGTAG CTATTATTGTCGAGAATTTCTCACTTTTCTACACAATGGACGAAGATATTTTGCTTAGCTATAATGATCTACACATGTTTCAAGTAACATGGAATATGATTGATGTTAAACGGAAAGGGACAATCGACGTAAGATCG GTGGAATCGGTATTGAAGTTACTAAACGGAAGattggaaataaacaaagaaaaggaCCACCTTCTACTGAAGCAAATGTGCTATGAAATGGAGAAGTTAGGCCGGCGAAGCACCACTGGAAACCGTTTTAACGGAACCAACAGCAATGGAAATGGTTTGGGATGTCGACAAGCAGATGAAGCTCTTTATGTCACCTTTCACGACGTCTTAAT GATGACTGCCTACAGAAGTGTTGACATTCGGAAAAGTCTCCAGTTAGAGGAGCTGCTGATGAGAGAAAAATTAGAATTTGAGATTGAAGAGGAAGTTGCCAAGCAAACAATTCGTAGATGGCTGGAGAGATGCATTCGCAGAAAACGAGCA CAGACTCATTCTACCACTGACAATCACGAACACTTGCAGCCAGTAATTGTGACTTCAACATTAGAAAATGACTCTTCTGAAATACCTGCAAATGCATGCTTTTCAAGCCAAAGACCCAAGGGGAAGGATTCAGAATATCCTGGAG GTAATGAAGAATCCAACAAACCAAAAAACTCCGAAGTGGGTAAACATCGTCGCCATGGACTATGGAAGCCTCCACCATCATTCT GTAAAGCTTATGCTGGCTGCCTTCCATCTGTGATGGTTGACggaataaaatatgaaaatggtTTGAACTACGACAACGGGTTGCGTGAAGATGAAGCAACCACCTTATCCACCGACCTTGATCGATGGTGGAGTGACAGTAATTTTTCAGCAGACAACCATTACAGTTTATAG